From the genome of Nitrososphaerales archaeon:
GTTGGGGACCACTCTCTGGAGAGTGCTCTTGATTCTTTGGAGGTCTCTGAGTGCTTCGTGACTTGGGACCATGTAGGAGAGCCCGACTGCCGCCGCCACGAGTAATGGCTCTTCGATCTGTTCAACGACCTCCGTGACCTCCGTTCTAATGTCTGCAATTAGCTGGAGGACGGTATCAGTCGTTTCGACGTTTAGTTCTCCCTTTGCACTCTTCAGCTTCTCTTCGATGTCAATGAGACCCTTCTGAATCCTTGCGAGTCTGTCAGCCCTGGTTCTACCGTATGCCTTCTCAACCAGATTGTGATCGTACGACCTCTGGCTTTCGAATACGCCGATTGCTTTGAGCACGAGGTGAACGAAATCCTTGAAGGGTTCGTTATCAATGAGACCACCTCGGTCAGACTTGTCCCTCAGCCCTGAGTTATCTTTGGATGTGATTTCAATTGTCCCAAAGACCTGGTTTCGTGAAATCTGACTTTCGAATGTCTTACCCACCCTCCGGGCATCCAAACTGAGCCAGTCATCATCTGGATTTCCGTAGGGCAGTATCCTGAACCCATCACGGAACACTCTAATCCCGCAGTTTGGCCTGACGATGTTGTTGTAAATCTTGATGTCTCCGAAGACCGCTTTCTTGTCGGCGGGCCGAAGGTCCCATGCGAACAGTTTGAAATTGAATGGACCACAGGTGGGTTCTCTTCGTCCTCCTACTAATGGTCTTCTGGGGTACTTGGTCGGATCAAGGAGGTTCTCTTTAGGCTCCTTGGATCGTTTGAGTTCTGGCAGGTCTGGTCTAAAGAAGGAGTATTTTCCAGACAGATTGCCGTTCTTGTCAACAATCGCGTCAAACTTGTATGGCGCCGAAGAGAGTACGGAGTCGATTGTCTCGGCCTTAGACGGCCGGGTGAGAGAACCTACGACTTCGAGGTCCACAGCGAAGTTCTTCAGTCCTGCAAGTGGAGAAGCAACACCTGATAAGTTGCGACCCAGCGTGTTGACCATTTCCTGCGTCCAGGTTGTCTGAAGGCTCGATATCGCAATTTTAGTTCCTGTCCGCGGTGAACTACCTCCGACAAAGAGTCTTGGTTCGTGCTCGTTCCACGTCACGGGAATCTTGTCTAGGAATTCTGACCCGCCCTGTTCAAACTGATTCCAGTCTACAACTAGGTCGACCTCGACGCTCGAACCGGCGGCGCGAGTGGTCAGATCCGTTCGCTTTCCGAGTTTGTGGACCGCGAACCTGCCGATTCCCTTCTCGCCAAGGTACACCCTTCCTCCTGGGCTTTTGCGGGTGGCTGACGACGACTTGGAGATGGTACCTATCTCTAGCCATGACTCCAGGAGTTTCTTTCGAGTCATTCCTATGCCGTCGTCTGTGACGATAATCTTTCCGCGTGATTGTGACTCCACTGTATCAAGTGTAACTGAAACCTTCGTCGCGTCAGCATCGTAGGAATTCTTGACGAGTTCGAAGACTGCGGATACTTCATCTCTAATCAGTTGTTCCCCGAGTATCAGCATGATTCTCGCACGAACCTTGAACGGTTGGACGCCTTTCTCGAAGACGGCCGCCCCCTCCTGGCTTTGTTTCTCGGGCAATCTGCTCTTGGACTCGCATTCGTGTAACCCGAGTCGATTTAAGACTGTTTGGCTGAGGTGAACTTCGTCCTGGGAAGACAAACCCTGATTTGTATCAAAAGTTATAGAGTGAAGCATCAGAACTTCTTTTGTCCTCCTCCTTAGACTCGGGTTTCGCTTACTTGAGCCTGGGTAGCAGTCTTGGTACGCGCGTTCTCAGACGTAGTAGTATTGGGCGATGCTATCAACGTCCTTGGATCGATTCAGGATGCCACCGCTGACCTATTCTATCTCGATCCGCCTTTTCTTTCCCAGCGGAGCTTCCTGTTCGAGTCGAGACACCGGGTGAGAATGGCGTTCGATGATAGGTGGGATGGGGGGATAAAGCAATACCGTGAGTGGGTAGGGCCGCTGCTAACCCAAGTTCATCGCGTTCTCAGTTCCACAGGCTCGCTGTACATTCACGTAGATTCGAGAGTGTCCCATTATGTCAAAGTGATGTTAGACGAAATCTTTGGGCAGAAGAATTTCAGGAACGAGATAATCTGGAAGCGCCTCGGCTCACATAATGATAGCTATCAGGGTGCCCGTTTCTACGGCAGGATTCACGACGTCATCCTATTCTACACGAAGTGTCCGTCTTACAAATGGAATAGGCCGTTCGTCCCTTACAGTGAGGACTATGTACGAAGGACTTACAGGTATGTCGAGAAGGACACCGATAGGAAGTACGCCCTAGGAGACCTCACCGCCCCTGGGGGCCCCAACAAGGGAAACGCGAAGTACGAGTTTCTCGGAGTGACTCGTTACTGGAGGTACTCCGCTGATAGAATGCTGGACTTGCTGAAGAACGGAAGGATTGTTCAGAATAAGCCCGGGGCCGTTCCCTTGCTGAAGCGCTACCTTGACGAGATGTTGGGGAAGCCGATTCAAGACGTCTGGGACGATATCCAATTGGTTCGAGGGAAAGAGAGTAGTGGCTTCCCGACGCAGAAGCCGCAACACTTGCTCGAGCGAATAATTTACGCCTCGACCGACCCGGGTGACTTGGTGGTCGATCCTCTCTGCGGCTCAGGAACCACTCTACTTGCCGCACAAAGACTCGGACGCAGGTGGCTTGGAATTGATATGTCAAAGCAAGCCTGTCTCATGGCACTAAGCAGGTTGAGGGAACAAGGAACCGAAGCCGCTATCGTGAATTACAGACAGAGTACGAGTCCGATTCTGAAGGAGTAGACTACCACGATTGTTTGTTTGAAATTCACTTTTTGGCGGGTTTCAAGAAACCGTCTATGAGCGCCTGTACGTATTCTATATACTGAGCCGCAATCTTGCCGGCGATTTCAAGTTCCGCAGTGTCTATCGGCAGCTCGTCGTGCTCCATAAGACCAATCAACATTTCCCTGTCCCTGCTCGTAAGCTCTGATAGCTTGATTACGCCTGCCATTAGTAGGATGTTCACGGCTTTCGAGTAGTCCCATTCGATTTCTTCCTTGAGGAGCTCTCCTCTGATGTCCTGGATGGCCCCGTTTGGTTCTTTCTCTATTACCACTGTCTTTCTGTAGCGTGCTTGCTTCGTCATATGGTATGACGGGCATACCATCATCTAGTTAAATTAATCGGTCGGGATAGCCCGTATCGTTGGCTTGCATCCCAGTCCTTGCCTCTTGCCAGGGGTCTCGGTGGCTGGTGTGAGTTCCCGACTCGGCCTCAATCGACGGTCTGTTCCTGGTGTCACGAACTCAACCAGGCCGGGAATGTTATCGGAGATTAATAGACTGCTCTTGCACCCGTCCCATGTGAGCGAGAAGCAGACAGCCAAGGAAGCCATTAGGATTCTATGCTGTGCCAACATTGGGTTCAAGGAACTGAGCGCTTCCGAGAAAACCAAGCTGTCTACAGTCTTCGCACGTAGGAACCAGGTCCTTTACGGTAAAGCCTTCGACCTTGTAAACTGTAAGACGGAAGTGGATTTCTTGAGCGAAGATATCATCAATAGCAATCTAGAGTCGATCAAGGTGTACGAAATCAAGTCGACAAACAGGAAAAACGTTCCTGTGGACTTCGCCGGTTACTTTTTCGATCTAACCACCGCGGAGCTCTTGGTGGCACAAAGTCTGGGGAACCAATACAAGTTTGCTTTCGTCAACACGGTAAGAGGGAATTACTTGGAAATGACGCTCCAAGAGTTGTTCGCTAGAGCGCGAAAAATCTATCCGAAATGGGCAGTTCTTCTCTAGATTTCGGCGTGATGGTTCGAGAAACGTGTGGAATCAGGTGGTAGTTTCCGCTTTGGAACGGGATGGTATTGGAGCCGCAGACGTTAAGCCGACCCGTGGCACGTCGTCATACATAGGGTTCAATACGCCTCCGCTAGGTCTTTCTGCATGAGAACTGAAATGTGGTCTTAATGTCGTTGTCTTCGTTCGATGGCAGCCACAATCTGACGTAGAGCCTTTTCATACCCATTAGTCTGCAGAAGGTTGCCGATTACCAAGATGTCTGTGCCGGCCTTCGCAATTCTTTCCGCTCTGTCCGCAGAAGTGATTCCCCCGCCTACGATTAAAATCCCGTCGTAGAACCTCCTGACCAGCTCGATTGTCTGCGTCGGGATGGTGTCGCTGGCGCCGCTGCCTGCCTCGAGGTACAGGGTCCTCATCCCGAGGTATCTTGCAGCTAGGGCGTAAATCACAGCGAGAGCTGGCTTGGGCAGAGGAAGGGGGTTGACTTGGCCGATGAAACTGGTAGCGCTGGAGCCCCCGAAGACGAGGTACCCCATCGGGATGCTCTCGAGCCCGCTCTTGAAGACCTCCATGGCGCCGAGCGCCTGCGCCCCCACGATGAAGTACGGGTTAGTCGAGTTCAGGAGGCTGCTGAAGAGGATAGCATCGGCGTAGCGGGAAACTCCTGTGACGTTGTTTGGAAACAGCATCACAGGCAAAGTCACACGTCTTTTGATGGCCCTGACGACCTGATTCAGGCGCACTTGATCAGAGACTGTAGACCCTCCCACGAGGATGATAGAAACCCCGGCCTTGGCCGCGGCTTGTGCCGTATCAGCGGCTTTGGCTGGGCTGAAGTCCTCTGGGTCAATCAATGCGGCACATATGGTGCCGTGTCTCTTAATCTGCTTCTTGAGGAAGGCCTCGACCTTGGGCTTGGGGCTCAAGTCAGGCCCCAGCACGGGCGAAGTCGTCGACGAACGTGTTGTAGACGTCTATGTCGGCCCGCTTCGTTTGATAGCGGAGCTCCCTTCTGACAGCGCACGCGAGGTTGCCGCAAGCCACGAGGTAGACTTGGTCTTGTGATGTTTCGTCTTGATGTGACGTGATGCGAATCGTAATCATGCCGCAACGTGGACACGCGAAGACCTTGGGCAGCGTTCGATGCACTACTCGAAGGACTTTCTTTCTTCTCCTACCCAACCTTGCTCACGCGTCTGTCTGGTGCGCGTACTAGATAAAATCGAGCGTGGGACGAGAGGGGCTCTGAATTGAATTAATCGTTCGTCCGCGCTTTCCAGAATACTAGATTTAGAGTATTTGATGAGTAGATGTGAACTTCATTCAGGTAAGGTCTTGGCGAGGCTTTATACATAAATGGATAATTGTCTATGACATGAGCGTAGCCAGACGGATATCGAAGGACTCTTCACTCACCGAAACGCAACTCGAGTCGCTCCTGCTGTATCAAAGGGTGCGATCTGGCGAAATCTCTCTCAGAGAGGCCGCTGGCTCCAGGAGTAGGGGGCCGGTATCTGTCGGCGCATACTATCGGGTCGTCAAGCAAGCAAAGGAGAACGTCCGATCGTCGATTTTGACGCTCGTGACAGCGCTCTGGCTCGGGTATGTGAGGGTCGAGGACGTGAGACGGCTGTTTGAACTTGTGGGAAGAGGGGAAGTAGAGCTCTCCGACGAGGAAGCGGACCAGTTTGTGGGCGTTTTGAACGCACTTGTGGATAGAATGGTCGTGTGACAGTGGTGTTTATCTATGTTGCATCACGTAGCGCAACGCGATGGCTGACCCAGTCGAGGTTGCTGCAGTTGCCTTTGCCGGGTTCTTTGTGGTGCTGGCCGTGGTCCTGCTGGCAAAGTACAAGCAGGCTTCCGAGCAAATTCAAGCGTCATCTGACCTCGGGCGCGACCTCTGGAAGGCCCTCGAAGACAAGCAGAGGAAACAGGATGAAAGAATTCTCGATTTGATGGGGAGGGTTGAGGTAATGCAGTCTCGCCTCTCCTCTTCGGTGACGTCGGCGCAGGTGATGCAACAGCGTCAGGAGCCCGTGCAACATGCCATCCAGGAGCGGCCACAGTCGGAGCCTTCGAGGGAACGGCGTCCCCGGAAGCCGGCCAGCGACGCCAGCGAGAAGGTGATACTGGGCCTGCTGAGGGACGGACCGAAATCGACGATAGAAATCAAGCAGGCGATGGGCCTGTCGAGGGAGCACACGGCGAGGCTGATGAAGTCGTTGTACGACGCGGGCTTGGTCGAGAGGGATGAGTCGGCGAAGCCGTTCGTGTATCGGCTCACGGACAAGGGCCGGGGCCGCCTCGAATGAGTTGAGGGAGGTCGGTGCGGCCAAGGCGTCGTGCGGGGCTCCTGGCGGCTACAGCCACCGGACGTCGATTTCCTTGATTCTTGACAGGTGCGGGTCGTCGCTTACGCAGGTCAACCTGTAGGCTTTCGCGCTGGCCGCGACCATGCTGTCGGCCATGGGCATCGGGTATCTGCTCCGCAGGTCGGCGGAGGCCTTTGCAACTTCGGCGTCCACTGGTATGACTTCGAAGTCCTTTTCGACCAGCGAAACCCGCAGCTCCGCTACGTCTCTTCCTTCCTTCTCCATGGTCAGCTTGTACAGCTCGTGGATGGTCACCGCGGAGACGTACTTCGTCCCTCTGGCCTTCAGGTGAGACCTCGTCGCAGAGAGCGTGGCTTCGTTGTCTGAATAGTAGTGCTCGAAGAAGAACCTGCTGTCGTACAGATTCAGCGGTCTTCGCCCCGAAGTTCGTCGAGCAAGCGTTTCATCTCGCTCGGCGTGGCCTTGGAGGAGCCGCTGCCTGCCAGGTCGGTCGTGGTTCGGGACCGTCTCAGGAGTATGCCCTCGCCCGTGTCCAAGACGGCTAGCTTAGTCCCTTCCTCGATCCCATACTTGGCTCTGAGCGGCGCTGGGATGGTCGTCTGGCCCTTTCTGGTCACCTTGACTTCGGTCAACACGTAGTACTCGATATGATGTAATACATAAGCGTTGTTACTACTGTGGGGCCACGCCGTACGGTGATGCAGGAACGACCGCAATCGAACTTGGCTGGGAGAAGCCCACGACCGAAACTGAACGCGCTGCGAGGTTCCATGGGAGCGCACCGCCAAGCTGATGAAGGCGCTCTACGAGAGGAGCTTCGTCGCCAGGGATCAGTCGGCGAAACCCTTTGTTTACAGGCTGACTGAAGCGGGGAAGCGCTCCGTGTCGCGGGGCTTGGCCGCGTCGTGGGCCTTAAATATGCGTATCTGTATATTGATACGCAAATGGGCTCCAAGAACCTGGCAGTGAAGGAAGACGTGTACCGGCGGCTCCTCGAGGCGAAGAAGGGAAACGAGAGCTTCAGCGACGCCATCGGACGGCTGCTCGAAGGGAAGAGCGACCTGCTCTCCTTCGCGGGCGCCCTTTCTAAGGACGAGGAGTTCGAGCGGGTGAGGAAAGACATCGAGGACGTCAGGAAGATGACGGTGCTGAGGACTTGATTGCAATCGACACCTCGGTCGCCGTCGACTTCTTGCGCGGAAAGGAGCGTTCCGTTTCGGTCGTCAGGTCGGCGCTGGGAGCCACCGATTCTGTGGGGATATCGACTGTGTCCCTCTTCGAACTGCTGCATCCCATCTACCACAGAAAGCTCGACAGGCAGGAGAGGGTGGTGAAATCGTTCTTCCATCAGCTGAAGCTCCTGCCCCTCGACTCTGAGGCGGCCGAGCAGTCGGCCAAGATCATGGGCGGCCTCATGAGAGTCGGCCAATCCGTCAACGCCCTTGACGTGCTGATTGCGGGGACCGCCGTGGCCAACGGAGCAGAGAAACTTCTTTCAGCAGACAGGGACTACGAGCGGATATCGAGGGTCTCTGATCTCAAGCTGGAAATCGTCGGTTGATTCTGCGTTCTGCAGACACGACGGTCAGGTTCGTAGGTAGGTTGTGAGGACCTTGGCGGAACTCTTCAACGGTGCCTAATCGGTTGAACGCCAGTTTCTCCGCAGCTGGTCGAGCTCCTCTATGATCTGGTCATATTCTTTCTCGCCGACTGCTCTGCCACCAGTCAAGCGTGGAAACGGCTTCGGCATCGCGAAACCTCCTCTTATCTCCCGGCGACCTGAGAGGCCTTGAGATAGACCCGCCTGTAGACCCAGGAGTTGCCGAACCTTTCACGTTTGAGGCACTCCTTGTCTGCGAGCCTGGACAGGTAGGTAGATATCATGCTGAGCTTGACGGGCTGGTTGTACCTCTCCTCGAACTCCCGCGCTACGTCTGAAGAGGAGAAGTCGCCTGAAGCGAAGACCGTTTCAATGAGAGCCGTGACCTTGCCGAAGAAGGTTCCCTCGTCCGGCGCCTTCTTCTCGCCGCGGTCCAGCGGGACGTCCATGATCTCAAGCATGTCGACTGCCTTCAGCAGCTTCTCGCGGGAGACCTTGCCCTCAAGCGCGAGCGTGAATTTTGTCCCCTCGTCATCCTCCAGCTCTATCTTTACCCGCTTCTTCAACGTACAAGCAAGTTCACAGGCCAGAGGGCATTAAACCGTCGCTGGTGTGAACTTGTGAACAGGCGGCTAACAATCCTTGACTGCGCGTTGATACGACGTGGCACGTTCACAGGAGTTCACACCATGATATTGGTTAAAAACCGAATACAGGCTCCAGTGGAAGCAAAGGGGTCAAAATCGGCCTCCGTTTGGCCGGACGGGTTGGATAGGTTCCAGTGGAAACACTGGGGTCTAAATCAGCCTTAGTGGGAGGGCCGTTCACCGGGATTCACTGGAGGACCCCCACCCCACCTCTTCCAGTCCAGGCCAGATCAAGCATGCCGCGAGCCCTTTGTTCTCCTTAATTCAACCGTCAGCCCTCATCATTAGACCTCAGTCCTTATCCTGTTCAAACCGCCAAGCAAGAGCTGGCTAGCAAGCAGCTAGCTCATTGTATCTGTGCCAGGAGGGGCTAGCAAGGGAAGCAGCGGAACAGGAGGGGCGGAGGGCTCACAGGAGGGCTTATCTAACCAGTGTTTCCACTGATGCCCAATGTCGGGTTCTGGGGGAATAAACGAGATTTTCCGGAGGGCCAAGGAAGGTAAGGCGTTGTTCGTCGACAGGAGCGTCCTGGGCCCGGACTATGTCCCCGACAAGCTCCCGTTCCGTGACGCCCAAATCAAAGCGGTCGCGGAGGTCCTGGCACCAATCCTCCACAGCTCAAAGCCCTCTAACCTTCTTCTCTATGGCAAGACGGGAACGGGAAAGACGGCAGTGGCACGCTACGTCCTCTCCAAGCTGCAGGCAGAGGCGAAGACGTCGAACCTGGTCGTCGCATACGTCAACACGCGGCTGGCCAACACCGAGTACAGGACGCTGGCCGACTTTGCGAAGTTCCTCGAGCTTCCAGCCGACAAACAAATCCCGTTCACCGGGCTCTCCATCGGCGAGGTCGTGGGCAGGACCTTCGAGAGCATTCGGTCGGCCAAGAAGAACGTCATCCTCGTCCTGGACGAGATAGACTACCTCGTGAAAGCTTTCGGCGACAGCATCCTCTACGAGTTCACCCGCTCTAACGAGAGGCTCTCGCCCGGGTTCTTGGCCTTGGTTGGAATATCGAACGACCTCAAGTTCAAGGATAATCTCGACCCGCGCGTACTCAGCAGCCTCAGCGAAGAGGAGCTCGTCTTCCCCCCTTACACTGTGGACGAGCTGAGGGAGATACTCAGGGAGAGGGCGGCGATGGCGTTCAGGAAGTCTGCGGCGTCGGACGCTGCAATCAACCTGTGTGCGGCTATGGCAGGATCGGAGCACGGGGACGCGAGGCGAGCCGTGGACCTCCTGCGAATAGCAGGCGAGGTAGCAGAGAGAGAAGGTCGGAGCCAGATAGACGATTCATGCGTCAAGAAGGCATCGGACAAGATGGAGCACGATCGCGTAGAGGACGGGATTAGGTCGCTTCCAGTGCAGAACAAGGCCATCCTCCTCGCTACATCAAAGTTCGATTCAGGGACGAACACTGGGGAGCTGTACCTGGTCTACGGCAACCTCTGCAAGAAGCTCGGCCTCGAGGCCCTCACGCAGAGGCGCGTCAGCGGCATACTCGCGGAGCTGGACCTCCTCGGGCTGGTGGAAGCGTCGGTGGTGAGCAAGGGGCGGCGCGGCAGGACGAAGAGGATTAAGCTCTTGATAGGGAGAGAAGGCCTCGCGAAGACCCTCTCAGAAGACCCAGCGTTCGCTGGCCTGGTCTAAGAGCCTATTTTCAAATGGTTCTGTTAAGTTGGTGGGTGCTCGTTCTCCCTGTTAAGTGTCGGGTGCTGGCGATATCCCCTCACCACTACCACGATGCCAAGCAATATCAAGACAACACCTATGAAATTAAGCGCGTAGCCCGTTGAACTTGAAACGCCAACAGGAAGTGTGATTGGGAAAGGAGTGAACGACGACAGATGAGCAGGGACACAATTCGCGGTAAGACCCAGCGGCGGTGGCGGCGGCAACAACGAATTCAACAGATTCCATGTCGGATACAAATAGCAAGTCGCAGCGACCGTCCAACCCGTCGTTCCCCTATAAGACATGACATTGACTCCTCCGAAGAGAGCCATGACAACTCCTATCAAGAGAATCACCGTTCCAATAACGAGTAGAGACTTCATTCGCTTCATTCATTTCCACCTGTCACGTTCTGTCGTCGCGGCGCTGCTGACAATCTTCCACTCCTAAGGTTCGCAAATGCAATCGCGACAAACGCGGGAAATAGGATGTCCAAGCCAGACCTGACGAGTAAAACTGAGAAAGACGTGACGGTGGTCACCACGGAAAGGATGTCTGGGAACGCGGCCCCCCAAGAACCGCCGAGTAACACGGGCATCAGGAAAAATGACACAGAGCCGCCCAACAATCCGCCGATGAATATGTAGATGGCGACGGAGGCGTAGTTCTCCGTCAAGTCAATCTTCCTGCCAAGGCGATAGAATACGACGAACAGGAACACGGGGTTGACGAGGAATGAAGTGTAGGAGAAAATTGAGACGAAAAGAAGCTGATAACGTTCAAAGCCAAAACTAGTTGATGCCAACGGGACCAGAAACTTCGAGAGAACGGTTGGTATGCCTTCCCACAGGGCCGACATGAGAAGTGCAACGAGCAGGAGGCCGACGAACCTGGGTCTCTGCCCGCTCTCCACGGTTTGACTGCTAACGAGCAGAGACTTCATTTCATCACCCGACGCTTAACACCCGTATTTATCCCCCACCAACTTAACAGAACCCGATGGACAATTCTAGGATAGGCTCTAAGCAGCGGGAAAGGCCGCGGCGCCGAAGTTCCTTCTGATGACGCTCACGTTGGACAGGTCGACTACGGGAATTATGCTGGGCGTCGGCTCCAAGCCCATGTTGACTTGGAAGCTCGTCTGGGCCTGCCACGTACCAGAGTTCACTACCAAGGTGCCCCTGTAGTTCAGCTCGCCGTAGGTGTGCACGTGTCCGCTGTGGAAGACATCGGGTACGGGGTCGACGACCATGAAGTCGCGGAGCTCCGGCGAGAGGGCGGTCCGCTTCCCGTAGGTCGGGGCCAAGTGCCTTGATCGAAGAAGCAGCTTCATCGCATCGGTGGGCTTGTTGTAGGAGAGGTCTGGGGTGGTCGCGATGATGTCGTCCAGGCTCTTGCCGTGGTAGACGAGGAACGTCACTCCGTGCAACTTGACGTATGCAGGGTCGCCCACCAGCCTGACGTTCTCCATCCTGTACAGCGACTCGGCGATGTCGGCCGAGACAGCCGGCTGGGGCAGCGCCTGCCTGACCGCGTCGTGGTTCCCCGGGGACACGATTATCTGGACGTGGCTCGGCAGCTCCTCGAGGAGCTTGGCCGCCGTTTCATACTGCTTCTTCGGGTCCCTCTCGGCCAGCTGGAACTCCTGCCCGGGATAGACGCCGACGCCGTCGATCAGGTCGCCTGCTACGACGACGTACTTGATTCTGTTGACCACGTCGAGGTCTCCGAGCTTTCCGTTGATCCACAGGACAAAGCGCTGGAAGTCGTCGGCGAGGAACATCTTGCTTCCGACGTGCAGGTCCGACAGAAGCACGGCGTAGACTCTGTGCGAGCCGCTGGACACCCTTCTGTCCGGCACGTCAGGGAGCATCAGGGAGTCGGCGTAGAGCTGGCCTGACTTGCTCCTGGACACCTCCATCACCACCATGCTGTCGAGCGGCGCCTCCAGAGCCGACTTCACGACGCCTTCGTCCCGGCAAGTCACGCGCAGCGTCCCGCTCGGGTCGTCTATCGTCACCTCCACGCCGCTCTTCCTATGAACTTTGTTGGAAATGAGGCCTGCGACCTTCATCTTCTGGCCTTGGGCCATGTTCCTGCCCGTAGCCGTAGTCCCCACGCCCTTCGTGTCTGGTCTCTTCCTGACGACGGAGAGAAGGCGATCATACCTGTCCCTGAAGAGCCGGCTGTATCCCTCAAGCGCTTCAATAGGCGCGATTGACTGGGTTGGGTCAGACATCATCTCCATCTCTGGTTCCTGTCCCAAAACAGGCGGCAACTCCATGCCGACGCTGGACGGCTCCGCCGGAAGGGCCCGCCTCACGTCGTCCTCCGTGATGCGCTTCACCTCGGCCTTCGCCCCTCCTTTCTGCTCCAGCAGCTTCTCCATCAGGCCGTCGACGTCAGATTCCTGCGGCAGCCCGACTATGAGGTCGTACGCCTTGACGTCGAGGACGAACCCCAAGGCCATGATCCTGGAGATGGCCTTCACCTGTGACATTAGAAAGACGGAAACTTCGCTCGCGCTATAAAGAGGATTCTATGCACTGCGTCCCCAACTGCACCAAAGTCTCCAGAAGCTGAGGGTCCTTCGACTCACAGTATAGCCGCGTCTTCGGCTCCGTGCCCGAGGGCCTGAACATCACCCACGACCCGTCGTTGAAGACGAGCTTGTAGCCGTCGAGCGTCCGTTCCTCTGAAATCTTGAACCTCCTGAAGGTCTCCTTGGCGTTCCTGACGAGCGACGGTATCTTGGCCAGCACGTTGAGGTTGACCTGCCTGTAGCGCCACTCCGTCTGCTCGATCGTAGCGGCGAGCAGG
Proteins encoded in this window:
- a CDS encoding DNA-directed DNA polymerase II small subunit — encoded protein: MSQVKAISRIMALGFVLDVKAYDLIVGLPQESDVDGLMEKLLEQKGGAKAEVKRITEDDVRRALPAEPSSVGMELPPVLGQEPEMEMMSDPTQSIAPIEALEGYSRLFRDRYDRLLSVVRKRPDTKGVGTTATGRNMAQGQKMKVAGLISNKVHRKSGVEVTIDDPSGTLRVTCRDEGVVKSALEAPLDSMVVMEVSRSKSGQLYADSLMLPDVPDRRVSSGSHRVYAVLLSDLHVGSKMFLADDFQRFVLWINGKLGDLDVVNRIKYVVVAGDLIDGVGVYPGQEFQLAERDPKKQYETAAKLLEELPSHVQIIVSPGNHDAVRQALPQPAVSADIAESLYRMENVRLVGDPAYVKLHGVTFLVYHGKSLDDIIATTPDLSYNKPTDAMKLLLRSRHLAPTYGKRTALSPELRDFMVVDPVPDVFHSGHVHTYGELNYRGTLVVNSGTWQAQTSFQVNMGLEPTPSIIPVVDLSNVSVIRRNFGAAAFPAA